The proteins below come from a single Aegilops tauschii subsp. strangulata cultivar AL8/78 chromosome 6, Aet v6.0, whole genome shotgun sequence genomic window:
- the LOC109740388 gene encoding probable F-box protein At4g22030, translating into MASVVRQLAGSSLVLPAKSRSRGRSGLCCRASLRGVGSNSTSTTTSDQRQLVSSTDELTLGRADPVAGAEDSGGITTGDDGPAEVEKLHAVAEAAADRVQMHDIISRQRDNWNHLLLHSTNSLALAACVMAALAPASTSLLALKASAGVLLASAAVTMAAVNKIQPSQLAEEQRNATRLWRQLERDVRATLALGASAATKDDFFLEAMDRVLALDAAHPLPLLPGMLEKFPNTVEPARWWPEKNPARRSASSNTRHGARRASVAGDNGWARELEEEMRGIARVLKVKDEQEYLSFGKAVLKLNRGLAVAGPALARTAAIAATFIGSGDAGTSWASGAAVLGGALAAAVNTVEHGGQVGMVFELCRNVTGLYRKIQDDIDDNLDEANLEQRENGELFETKVALQLGRSPSDLRQFKEMASPSFRDEDIRNFAGELF; encoded by the coding sequence ATGGCAAGTGTCGTGCGGCAGCTGGCCGGCAGCAGCCTCGTACTGCCGGCCAAGTCGCGGTCGCGTGGCCGGAGTGGGTTGTGCTGCCGGGCGAGCCTGCGCGGCGTCGGAAGCAACAGCACCAGCACCACCACGTCCGACCAGCGGCAGCTGGTGAGCAGCACCGACGAGCTTACGCTCGGCCGGGCAGACCCCGTTGCGGGCGCCGAGGACAGCGGCGGGATCACAACGGGGGACGACGGCCCGGCGGAGGTGGAGAAGCTCCACGCGgtcgcggaggcggcggcggaccgggtCCAGATGCACGACATCATCAGCAGGCAGCGGGACAACTGGAACCACCTGCTGCTCCACTCCACCAACTCCCTCGCGCTCGCCGCCTGCGTCATGGCCGCGCTCGCGCCGGCGTCGACGAGCCTGCTCGCGCTCAAGGCGTCCGCGGGGGTGCTCCTGGCATCGGCGGCTGTCACGATGGCGGCGGTCAACAAGATCCAGCCCTCACAGCTCGCCGAGGAGCAGCGCAACGCCACGAGGCTGTGGAGGCAGCTCGAGCGCGACGTCCGCGCAACGCTCGCGCTCGGCGCGTCGGCGGCGACCAAGGACGACTTCTTCCTGGAGGCCATGGACCGGGTCCTCGCACTCGACGCCGCCCACCCGCTTCCGCTGCTCCCCGGCATGCTGGAGAAGTTCCCCAACACCGTCGAGCCCGCGCGCTGGTGGCCGGAGAAGAACCCGGCTCGTCGGAGCGCGTCGTCCAACACCAGACATGGCGCCCGGCGAGCTTCCGTGGCCGGCGACAACGGCTGGGCCCGGGAACTGGAAGAGGAGATGAGAGGCATCGCACGGGTGCTCAAGgtcaaggacgagcaggagtaCCTGTCATTCGGTAAGGCGGTGCTGAAACTTAACAGAGGCCTCGCAGTTGCCGGCCCGGCGCTGGCCCGCACAGCCGCGATCGCCGCAACGTTCATTGGGTCCGGCGACGCCGGGACGTCTTGGGCGTCCGGGGCGGCGGTCCTCGGCGGCGCTCTGGCCGCGGCGGTGAACACGGTGGAGCACGGCGGGCAGGTGGGCATGGTGTTCGAGCTGTGCCGCAACGTCACGGGGCTCTACCGAAAGATCCAGGACGACATCGACGACAACCTCGACGAAGCCAACCTCGAGCAGAGGGAGAACGGCGAATTGTTTGAGACCAAAGTGGCGCTGCAGCTTGGCCGGAGCCCGTCTGACCTCAGGCAGTTCAAGGAGATGGCCTCGCCGTCGTTCAGGGACGAGGACATCAGGAATTTTGCCGGGGAACTTTTCTAG